The proteins below are encoded in one region of Streptomyces roseirectus:
- a CDS encoding 2'-5' RNA ligase family protein, with the protein MGTVTIGVSIAVPEPHGSLLQELRAGFGDAAAHGIPTHVTLLPPTEIADDALTAVDAHLTDVARAGRPFPMRLDGTGTFRPLSPVVFVRIVEGAEGCTRLQQQVRDASGPIARDLQFPYHPHVTIAHGIDEAAMDRAYEELSGYEAEWSCTGFALYEQGADGVWRKLREYPFGSPLVPPQASAPVAEDSIPSL; encoded by the coding sequence GTGGGGACCGTAACGATCGGCGTGTCGATCGCGGTCCCGGAGCCTCACGGCAGCCTGCTCCAGGAGCTGCGCGCGGGCTTCGGCGACGCCGCCGCGCACGGCATCCCCACGCACGTCACCCTGCTCCCGCCGACCGAGATCGCGGACGACGCGCTCACGGCCGTCGACGCGCACCTGACGGACGTCGCCCGCGCGGGCCGCCCGTTCCCGATGCGCCTCGACGGCACCGGTACCTTCCGGCCGCTGTCCCCGGTCGTCTTCGTCCGGATCGTCGAGGGCGCCGAGGGGTGCACCCGCCTCCAGCAGCAGGTCCGCGACGCGTCGGGGCCCATCGCCCGCGACCTCCAGTTCCCCTACCACCCGCACGTCACCATCGCCCACGGCATCGACGAGGCGGCCATGGACCGCGCCTACGAGGAGCTGTCCGGCTACGAGGCCGAGTGGTCCTGCACCGGCTTCGCCCTCTACGAGCAGGGCGCGGACGGTGTGTGGCGCAAGCTGCGCGAGTACCCGTTCGGCAGCCCGCTGGTCCCGCCGCAGGCGTCCGCGCCGGTGGCCGAGGACTCGATCCCGAGCCTCTGA
- the trpS gene encoding tryptophan--tRNA ligase — protein MASARPRVLSGIQPTAGSFHLGNYLGAVRQWVALQESHDAFYMVVDLHAITIPQDPKELRANTRMAVAQLLAAGLDPDRCTLFVQSHVPEHAQLAWVMNCLTGFGEASRMTQFKDKSAKQGADRASVGLFTYPILQVADILMYQANEVPVGEDQRQHIELTRDLAERFNSRFGETFTIPKPYILKETAKIYDLQDPTIKMSKSASTPKGLINLLDDPKATAKKVKSAVTDTDTVVRYDTENKPGVSNLLTIYSTLTGKTVAELEAEYEGKMYGALKTDLADVVVDFVTPFKERTQQYLDDPETLDALLAKGAEKARAVAAETLASTYERVGFLPAKH, from the coding sequence ATGGCCTCTGCTCGACCCCGTGTGCTCTCCGGTATCCAGCCCACCGCCGGCTCGTTCCACCTCGGCAACTACCTCGGCGCGGTGCGCCAGTGGGTGGCGCTGCAGGAGTCCCACGACGCGTTCTACATGGTCGTCGACCTGCACGCGATCACGATCCCGCAGGACCCGAAGGAGCTGCGGGCGAACACGAGGATGGCGGTGGCGCAGCTCCTCGCGGCGGGCCTGGACCCGGACCGCTGCACGCTGTTCGTCCAGAGCCACGTCCCGGAGCACGCCCAGCTCGCCTGGGTCATGAACTGCCTGACCGGCTTCGGCGAGGCGTCGCGGATGACGCAGTTCAAGGACAAGTCGGCGAAGCAGGGCGCGGACCGCGCGAGCGTCGGCCTGTTCACGTACCCGATCCTCCAGGTCGCCGACATCCTGATGTACCAGGCGAACGAGGTGCCCGTCGGCGAGGACCAGCGCCAGCACATCGAGCTGACCCGCGACCTCGCGGAACGCTTCAACAGCCGGTTCGGCGAGACGTTCACGATCCCGAAGCCGTACATCCTGAAGGAGACGGCGAAGATCTACGACCTCCAGGACCCGACGATCAAGATGAGCAAGTCGGCGTCGACGCCGAAGGGCCTCATCAACCTCCTGGACGACCCGAAGGCGACCGCGAAGAAGGTCAAGAGCGCCGTCACGGACACCGACACGGTCGTCCGCTACGACACCGAGAACAAGCCGGGCGTCAGCAACCTCCTGACGATCTACTCGACGCTGACCGGCAAGACCGTCGCCGAGCTGGAGGCCGAGTACGAGGGGAAGATGTACGGCGCCCTCAAGACGGACCTCGCGGACGTCGTCGTGGATTTCGTCACCCCGTTCAAGGAGCGCACCCAGCAGTACCTGGACGACCCGGAGACGCTGGACGCGCTGCTCGCGAAGGGCGCCGAGAAGGCCCGCGCCGTGGCCGCCGAGACCCTGGCGAGCACGTACGAGCGCGTCGGCTTCCTGCCCGCCAAGCACTGA
- a CDS encoding glycine hydroxymethyltransferase, with protein MSEPLSRQSTAFRAALDVIREVEPRVADAIGQEVHDQREMLKLIASENYASPATLLAMGNWFSDKYAEGTVGRRFYAGCRNVDTVESLAAEHARELFGARHAYVQPHSGIDANLVAFWAVLADRVEVPFLAKAGVRQMNDLSEADWAELRHAFGNQRMLGMSLDAGGHLTHGFRPNISGKMFDQRSYGTDPVTGLIDYDALRVQAREFKPLVIVAGYSAYPRLVNFRLMREIADEVGATLMVDMAHFAGLVAGKVLTGDFDPVPHAQIVTTTTHKSLRGPRGGMVLCDDSLKDQVDRGCPMVLGGPLPHVMAAKAVALAEARRPDFQDYAQRIVDNSRALAEGLMRRGATLVTGGTDNHLNLIDVETSYGLTGRQAEAALLDSGIVTNRNAIPADPNGAWYTSGIRVGTPALTTRGLGTAEMDEVAGLIDRVLTTTEAGTTKSGAPSKAAHVLDEKVSQEIAQRATDLVKGFPLYPEIDLG; from the coding sequence ATGTCCGAGCCCCTGTCCCGCCAGTCCACCGCCTTCCGCGCCGCGCTCGACGTGATCCGCGAGGTCGAGCCCCGCGTCGCCGACGCGATCGGCCAGGAGGTCCACGACCAGCGCGAGATGCTGAAGCTGATCGCGTCCGAGAACTACGCCTCCCCGGCGACGCTGCTGGCGATGGGGAACTGGTTCAGCGACAAGTACGCCGAGGGCACGGTCGGCCGCCGCTTCTACGCCGGGTGCCGCAACGTCGACACGGTCGAGTCGCTGGCCGCCGAGCACGCCCGCGAACTGTTCGGCGCCCGCCACGCGTACGTCCAGCCGCACTCCGGGATCGACGCCAACCTCGTCGCCTTCTGGGCCGTCCTCGCCGACCGCGTCGAGGTGCCCTTCCTCGCGAAGGCCGGCGTCCGCCAGATGAACGACCTCTCCGAGGCCGACTGGGCCGAGCTGCGCCACGCCTTCGGCAACCAGCGCATGCTCGGCATGTCCCTCGACGCGGGCGGCCACCTCACCCACGGGTTCCGGCCCAACATCTCCGGCAAGATGTTCGACCAGCGCTCCTACGGCACCGACCCCGTCACCGGGCTCATCGACTACGACGCCCTGCGCGTCCAGGCCCGCGAGTTCAAGCCGCTCGTCATCGTCGCCGGCTACTCCGCCTACCCCCGGCTGGTGAACTTCCGCCTCATGCGGGAGATCGCGGACGAGGTCGGCGCGACCCTCATGGTCGACATGGCCCACTTCGCGGGCCTCGTCGCGGGCAAGGTCCTCACCGGCGACTTCGACCCCGTCCCGCACGCCCAGATCGTCACCACGACCACCCACAAGTCCCTGCGCGGCCCGCGCGGCGGCATGGTCCTGTGCGACGACTCCCTCAAGGACCAGGTCGACCGGGGCTGCCCGATGGTCCTCGGCGGCCCGCTCCCGCACGTGATGGCCGCCAAGGCGGTCGCCCTGGCCGAGGCCCGCCGGCCCGACTTCCAGGACTACGCCCAGCGCATCGTCGACAACTCCCGCGCCCTCGCCGAGGGCCTGATGCGCAGGGGCGCGACCCTCGTCACCGGCGGCACGGACAACCACCTCAACCTCATCGACGTCGAGACCTCCTACGGCCTCACCGGCCGCCAGGCGGAGGCCGCCCTCCTCGACTCCGGCATCGTCACCAACCGCAACGCCATCCCCGCCGACCCCAACGGCGCCTGGTACACCTCCGGCATCCGCGTCGGCACCCCCGCCCTGACGACCCGGGGCCTCGGCACCGCCGAGATGGACGAGGTGGCCGGCCTGATCGACCGCGTCCTGACGACGACGGAGGCCGGGACGACCAAGTCGGGCGCCCCCTCGAAGGCGGCCCACGTCCTGGACGAGAAGGTCTCCCAGGAGATCGCCCAGCGGGCGACGGACCTGGTGAAGGGCTTCCCGCTGTACCCGGAGATCGACCTGGGCTGA
- a CDS encoding glutathionylspermidine synthase family protein: MIRHTITPRPDWQRTVEEQGLIYPLTRHPDGTLRPYWDESAYYSFTLDEVEALEETVEELHRMCLAAAAHMVDTDRFADLGITDPRVAAAVAESWHRRAELPSVYGRFDLRYDGTGPAKLLEYNADTPTSLVEAASPQWFWMEDRFPGADQWNSLHERLVAAWKKQAALLPPGAPLHFAHSTADELGEDLMTVAYLKETAEQAGLETEWIPVEDIGFDRLSGRFVDNKLRFIRSCFKLYPWEWLTTDRFAGHVLDTLDNGGGTGSTLWIEPAWKMLLSNKALLAVLWELYPDHPNLLPAYLDGPRELTEYVSKPLLGREGAGVTVHPAGAAVVREEPCCYQQLAPLPDFDGNHVVLGAWTVEGESAGLGIRESSGLVTDGYARFVPHLIQG; the protein is encoded by the coding sequence ATGATCCGCCACACCATCACCCCCCGCCCCGACTGGCAGCGCACGGTCGAGGAGCAGGGCCTGATCTACCCCCTCACCCGCCACCCGGACGGCACCCTGCGCCCGTACTGGGACGAGAGCGCCTACTACTCCTTCACCCTCGACGAGGTCGAGGCGCTGGAGGAGACCGTCGAGGAACTGCACCGCATGTGCCTCGCGGCGGCGGCCCACATGGTCGACACGGACCGCTTCGCGGACCTCGGCATCACCGACCCCCGCGTCGCCGCCGCCGTCGCCGAGTCCTGGCACCGCCGGGCCGAACTCCCGTCCGTCTACGGCCGTTTCGACCTCCGCTACGACGGCACGGGCCCGGCGAAGCTGCTGGAGTACAACGCCGACACCCCGACCTCGCTCGTGGAGGCGGCCTCCCCCCAGTGGTTCTGGATGGAGGACCGCTTCCCCGGCGCCGACCAGTGGAACTCCCTCCACGAACGCCTGGTAGCGGCTTGGAAGAAGCAGGCCGCCCTCCTTCCCCCGGGCGCCCCCCTCCACTTCGCGCACTCCACCGCCGATGAACTCGGCGAGGACCTGATGACCGTCGCCTACCTCAAGGAGACGGCCGAACAGGCGGGCCTGGAAACGGAGTGGATCCCCGTCGAGGACATCGGCTTCGACCGCCTCTCCGGCCGCTTCGTCGACAACAAGCTCCGTTTCATCCGCAGTTGCTTCAAGCTCTACCCCTGGGAATGGCTGACGACGGACCGCTTCGCCGGCCACGTCCTCGACACCCTCGACAACGGCGGCGGCACCGGCAGCACCCTCTGGATCGAACCGGCCTGGAAGATGCTCCTCAGCAACAAGGCCCTCCTCGCCGTCCTCTGGGAGCTGTACCCCGACCACCCGAACCTCCTTCCGGCGTACCTGGACGGCCCCCGGGAGCTGACCGAGTACGTCTCGAAACCCTTGCTGGGCCGCGAGGGCGCCGGGGTCACCGTCCACCCGGCGGGCGCCGCCGTCGTCCGCGAAGAGCCCTGCTGCTATCAGCAACTGGCCCCGCTGCCCGACTTCGACGGCAACCACGTCGTGCTCGGCGCGTGGACGGTCGAGGGGGAGTCCGCGGGGCTCGGCATCCGGGAGTCGTCGGGGCTCGTCACCGACGGGTACGCGAGATTCGTGCCGCACCTGATCCAGGGTTGA
- a CDS encoding DMT family transporter: MVCALAASVCFGTATVWQAVATRAVVDGGGGDTALLLRALRQWRYLAGLLLDGLGFVFQVLALRAVPIYAVGAALAASLAVTAVVAARMLRVRLSRVEWGAVGVVCAGLGMLALASGAEGSRGGSEILRWGILCAALCVLLLGSLAGRLPERGRAPLLGLGAGFGFGVVEVGVRLIDSLRVPALLTNPSVYALLLGGAAAFLLLTSAIQRGSVTSATAGMILGETLAPAAVGILWLGDHTRPGLTWLALLGFAVAVAGALTLARFGEAPEEVAEAVP; the protein is encoded by the coding sequence ATGGTGTGTGCGCTGGCTGCCTCGGTGTGTTTCGGGACGGCCACGGTCTGGCAGGCGGTGGCCACTCGGGCCGTGGTGGACGGTGGGGGCGGGGATACGGCCCTGCTGCTGCGGGCCCTTCGGCAGTGGCGGTATCTCGCCGGGCTGCTTCTCGACGGGCTCGGGTTCGTGTTTCAGGTGCTCGCGCTTCGGGCTGTGCCGATCTATGCGGTGGGTGCCGCCCTCGCCGCGAGTCTCGCGGTGACCGCTGTTGTGGCGGCTCGGATGCTTCGGGTGCGGCTCAGTCGGGTCGAGTGGGGGGCCGTCGGGGTCGTCTGTGCGGGGCTCGGCATGCTGGCGCTCGCCTCCGGCGCGGAAGGGTCTCGGGGCGGCTCCGAAATCCTCCGTTGGGGCATCCTCTGCGCCGCCCTCTGTGTCCTCCTCCTCGGCTCCCTCGCCGGGCGGCTGCCCGAGCGGGGGCGGGCGCCCCTGCTCGGCCTCGGCGCCGGGTTCGGCTTCGGGGTCGTCGAGGTCGGTGTCCGCCTGATCGACTCCCTCCGCGTCCCCGCCCTCCTCACCAACCCCTCTGTTTACGCGCTCCTCCTCGGCGGCGCTGCCGCCTTCCTCCTCCTCACCTCCGCCATCCAACGCGGGTCCGTCACCTCCGCCACCGCCGGCATGATCCTCGGCGAAACCCTCGCGCCCGCCGCCGTAGGCATCCTCTGGTTGGGCGACCACACCCGACCTGGCCTCACCTGGCTAGCCCTCCTGGGCTTCGCAGTCGCCGTGGCAGGCGCACTGACCTTGGCCCGATTCGGCGAGGCGCCGGAGGAAGTGGCCGAGGCGGTGCCGTAA
- a CDS encoding PLP-dependent aminotransferase family protein, which yields MAQEEGVSGDDAVVTPGLAGIPAAGVGDAAVAVYGDAGDGEVGGGGSGLGALGVDLHLDLSGSRRRRGLTDAIREAVRSGRLAPGTRLPSSRVLAVDLGVARNTVADAYADLVAEGWLTARQGAGTRVAERAVPKPVVRGAGHRREPGRPRYSLLPGSPDLAAFPRAEWLKAARRAFTAAPSDALGYGDPRGRIELRAALAGYLARVRGVRADPEHILVSTGFSHSLRVLGELLHARGVRALAVETYGLPPHWAILENAGLTTTPLPFDTHGTRVSDLPSDAGALLLTPSHQFPMGVALHSERRAAIVDWARRTGGLILEDDYDGEFRYDRQPVGALQDLDPDHVVYLGTASKSLAPGLRLAWLVLPPALTAEAARLSGAQSTSVLEQLTLAEFIDSGAYDRHVRASRLRYRRRRDDLVAAVAAHAPDVHVTGIAAGLHAVLLLPPGTEDSVIHAAAWQSLALYGLSRFRHTTIPTSPDALVVGYGTPSDHTWPPALDALCRVLP from the coding sequence ATGGCGCAGGAGGAGGGGGTGTCGGGGGACGACGCCGTTGTTACCCCCGGGCTTGCGGGGATTCCGGCGGCCGGGGTGGGGGATGCCGCTGTGGCCGTTTACGGGGATGCCGGGGACGGTGAGGTTGGTGGTGGTGGGAGTGGGCTTGGGGCGCTTGGGGTTGATCTGCATCTTGATCTGAGCGGGTCGCGTCGGAGGCGGGGGCTCACGGACGCGATTCGGGAGGCTGTGCGGAGTGGGCGGTTGGCGCCGGGGACGCGGTTGCCGTCGTCGCGGGTGTTGGCGGTGGATCTGGGGGTGGCTCGGAACACCGTCGCCGACGCGTATGCGGATCTTGTGGCCGAGGGGTGGCTCACCGCGCGGCAAGGGGCGGGGACGCGGGTCGCCGAGCGGGCCGTGCCGAAGCCGGTCGTCCGGGGGGCGGGGCATCGGCGGGAGCCGGGGCGGCCCCGGTACAGCCTGTTGCCGGGGAGTCCCGACCTCGCCGCGTTTCCGCGTGCGGAGTGGTTGAAGGCGGCGCGGCGGGCGTTCACCGCGGCGCCGAGTGACGCCCTCGGGTACGGGGATCCCCGGGGGCGGATCGAACTGCGGGCCGCGCTCGCGGGGTACCTCGCGCGGGTGCGGGGTGTGCGGGCCGATCCCGAGCACATCCTCGTCTCCACCGGGTTCTCCCACAGTCTCCGGGTTCTCGGTGAACTCCTCCACGCGCGCGGCGTGCGCGCACTCGCCGTCGAGACGTACGGGCTCCCGCCCCACTGGGCGATCCTCGAGAACGCCGGGCTCACGACGACGCCGCTGCCCTTCGACACCCACGGCACGCGTGTCTCCGACCTTCCCTCCGACGCCGGGGCCCTCCTCCTCACGCCCTCGCACCAGTTCCCCATGGGCGTCGCCCTCCACTCCGAGCGGCGGGCCGCGATCGTGGACTGGGCCCGGCGGACGGGGGGACTGATCCTTGAGGACGACTACGACGGGGAGTTTCGCTACGACCGTCAACCTGTGGGCGCGCTCCAGGACCTGGACCCCGATCACGTCGTCTACCTCGGGACCGCCAGCAAGTCCCTCGCGCCGGGGTTGCGGCTCGCGTGGCTGGTTCTGCCGCCGGCGCTCACGGCGGAGGCGGCGCGCTTGAGCGGGGCGCAGTCGACGAGCGTCCTGGAGCAACTGACCCTCGCTGAATTCATCGACTCCGGTGCCTACGACCGTCACGTCCGCGCGTCCCGGCTCCGTTACCGGCGGCGCCGGGACGACCTGGTCGCCGCCGTCGCCGCCCACGCTCCCGACGTCCACGTCACCGGCATCGCCGCCGGGCTCCACGCCGTGCTCCTCCTTCCGCCCGGTACCGAAGACTCCGTCATCCACGCCGCCGCCTGGCAGAGCCTCGCCCTCTACGGCCTCTCCCGCTTCCGCCACACCACGATCCCCACATCCCCCGACGCCCTCGTAGTCGGCTACGGCACCCCCTCCGACCACACCTGGCCTCCGGCCCTGGACGCCCTGTGCAGAGTCCTGCCATGA
- a CDS encoding carboxymuconolactone decarboxylase family protein, translating into MSATETKREKTDDEGYVGEHCPRMVLAERAPEVYRALVRLDAAARQGVEPAMRELVKVRVSQLNGCAFCVDMHSKDALAAGESVERLMQLTVWEESRHFYTERETAALELAEAMTLLPSGPVSDEVYGRAAKLFGEEELAQLISVVTVINAWNRIGVTTRMVAGHYQPGNAG; encoded by the coding sequence ATGAGTGCGACGGAGACGAAGCGGGAGAAGACGGACGACGAGGGGTACGTGGGGGAGCACTGTCCGAGGATGGTGCTGGCGGAGCGGGCGCCGGAGGTGTACCGGGCGCTGGTGAGGCTGGACGCGGCGGCCCGGCAGGGGGTCGAGCCGGCGATGAGGGAACTCGTGAAGGTACGGGTCTCGCAGCTCAACGGGTGCGCGTTCTGCGTGGACATGCACAGCAAGGACGCGCTGGCGGCCGGCGAGAGCGTGGAGCGGCTGATGCAGCTGACGGTGTGGGAGGAGTCGCGCCACTTCTACACGGAACGGGAGACGGCGGCACTGGAACTCGCGGAGGCGATGACGCTGCTGCCGAGCGGCCCGGTGTCGGACGAGGTGTACGGCAGGGCGGCGAAACTGTTCGGCGAGGAGGAGCTGGCGCAGCTGATCTCGGTCGTGACGGTGATCAACGCGTGGAACAGGATCGGCGTCACGACGAGGATGGTCGCGGGCCACTACCAGCCCGGGAACGCCGGGTGA
- a CDS encoding isocitrate lyase/PEP mutase family protein: protein MSRTEFFRALHRRRRPDDPLVLAGAWDAVSARVFADAGFPALATPSAGVAASLGYADGRTPAREMFAAVTRIARAVDVPVSADVEDGYGLAPKELVERLLEAGVVGCNLEDSRGEVLKDPHEHADWLAEVRAAAGASLFVNARIDTFVRGVASPEAAIERAALYVAAGADCVYPILAPPVTLPLLRAGIAGPINVFGDPTDGPTPADLGTLGATRVTFGPGLLRCATEALREIATDLAP, encoded by the coding sequence GTGAGCAGGACGGAGTTCTTCCGCGCGCTGCACCGCAGACGCCGTCCGGACGACCCGCTGGTGCTGGCGGGCGCGTGGGACGCGGTGAGCGCGCGGGTGTTCGCGGACGCGGGCTTCCCGGCGCTGGCGACGCCCAGCGCGGGCGTGGCGGCCTCGCTGGGCTACGCGGACGGCCGGACCCCGGCACGGGAGATGTTCGCGGCGGTGACACGGATCGCGCGCGCCGTGGACGTCCCGGTGTCGGCGGACGTCGAGGACGGGTACGGGCTGGCGCCGAAGGAGCTGGTGGAACGGCTCCTGGAGGCGGGCGTGGTCGGGTGCAACCTTGAGGACTCACGTGGGGAAGTCCTCAAGGATCCGCACGAGCACGCGGACTGGCTCGCGGAGGTGAGGGCGGCGGCGGGCGCGAGCCTGTTCGTCAACGCCCGGATCGACACCTTCGTACGCGGTGTCGCCTCTCCGGAGGCGGCGATCGAGCGGGCCGCGCTGTACGTGGCGGCCGGCGCGGACTGCGTGTACCCGATCCTCGCGCCCCCGGTGACCCTGCCCCTGCTGCGGGCGGGCATCGCGGGCCCGATCAACGTCTTCGGCGACCCGACGGACGGCCCCACCCCGGCCGACCTCGGCACGCTCGGCGCGACCCGCGTGACCTTCGGCCCCGGCCTGCTGCGCTGCGCGACGGAGGCCCTGCGGGAGATCGCGACGGACCTCGCGCCATAA
- a CDS encoding LysR family transcriptional regulator has translation MRVTQSADVDLNLLLALDVLLEEQSVQGAARRLHLSEPAMSRTLGRIRKALGDPVLVRAGRRMVPTPRALAVRAEVGAVVERARAVFTPADTDLTTVVRTFSILGHDAIAAAHGPALLARAAAEAPGVRLRFLSESHLDGPFLREGTADLEVGVIDTTSPEVRTELLLDDRMVGVCRPGHPLLDGELTPERFARDADHLIVSRRGRLHGPVDTALAELGLERRVVGTVGSLPSSLFVLRDTDLVGLDTGWGAPLARSLGLVHFDVPLALPPLRLGMAWHPRYEADPAHAWLRKVVREVLVP, from the coding sequence ATGCGCGTGACGCAATCCGCTGATGTCGACCTCAACCTCCTGCTCGCCCTCGACGTCCTCCTCGAAGAGCAGAGCGTCCAGGGCGCCGCCCGCCGCCTGCACCTCTCCGAACCCGCGATGAGCCGCACCCTCGGCCGCATCCGCAAGGCCCTCGGCGACCCGGTCCTCGTCCGGGCGGGCCGCCGCATGGTCCCCACGCCCCGCGCCCTCGCCGTCCGCGCGGAGGTCGGCGCCGTCGTCGAACGGGCCCGCGCGGTGTTCACCCCGGCCGACACCGACCTGACGACCGTCGTCCGGACGTTCTCGATCCTCGGCCACGACGCCATAGCCGCCGCCCACGGCCCCGCCCTCCTCGCCCGCGCCGCCGCCGAGGCGCCCGGCGTCCGCCTGCGCTTCCTCTCCGAGAGCCACCTCGACGGGCCGTTCCTGCGCGAGGGCACCGCCGACCTCGAAGTCGGCGTCATCGACACGACCTCGCCCGAGGTACGGACCGAACTCCTCCTGGACGACCGGATGGTGGGCGTCTGCCGCCCCGGACACCCCCTGCTGGACGGCGAGTTGACGCCCGAGCGGTTCGCCCGGGACGCCGATCACCTCATCGTGTCCCGGCGGGGCAGGCTGCACGGGCCAGTTGACACCGCGCTCGCCGAACTCGGCCTGGAACGCCGGGTCGTGGGCACCGTCGGGTCGCTGCCGTCGTCCCTGTTCGTGCTGCGGGACACCGATCTCGTCGGGCTCGACACGGGGTGGGGGGCGCCGCTGGCACGGTCGTTGGGGCTCGTCCACTTCGACGTGCCGCTCGCGCTGCCGCCGTTGCGGCTCGGGATGGCCTGGCATCCGAGGTATGAGGCGGATCCGGCGCACGCGTGGCTGCGGAAGGTGGTGCGGGAAGTACTGGTGCCGTGA
- a CDS encoding MFS transporter, which translates to MPSPALKRSTLLALCACVLVAQSMVAAINLLIPQLAGSGLRPSHAEILWTVDAYVIVFAGLLIPAGAFGDRYGRKGALLAGLGLFGVGAGVSALAGAPALLIAGRGISGAGAALITPATMSLVVHLAGPARRAQAMASWTLAIGLGGMVGNLGGGLVGQFLTWRALFGVMVPLAGVLALAVATTVPRTPRTPRSPHNSLDPLGTLLLTSGLVAVLFGIIESPEHGWTSPSILTAFGAGAGLVGGFVWRSLRAAGTVSAVGSVSGQPRGGEPRRGGPRTPLFDPRVFRSPALRATVLGLATGFFGLFALFFVNSQYLQEVKGYGPGVTGVAILPVIVGMALVPKFAARWSAHPRPVVGAGLALIGVGLLAASTADAGTPYPLYACWLLTISAGTGLAMPALTLGVATSLPTPQAGLASGLGTSAREIGAALGVAVSGTLLAGHTDLAAGMGAALRAVGIGVLAATVVVVTGLRGTAQPGTAPRKPTPAEEPATPDRV; encoded by the coding sequence GTGCCCTCGCCTGCCCTGAAACGCTCCACCCTGCTCGCGCTGTGCGCCTGCGTGCTCGTCGCGCAGAGCATGGTCGCCGCGATCAACCTGCTCATCCCGCAGCTCGCGGGGTCGGGGCTGCGGCCGTCGCACGCGGAGATCCTGTGGACCGTCGACGCGTACGTCATCGTCTTCGCCGGGCTGCTGATCCCCGCGGGGGCCTTCGGCGATCGGTACGGCCGCAAAGGGGCCCTTCTCGCCGGGCTCGGGTTGTTCGGGGTCGGGGCCGGGGTCAGTGCGCTGGCGGGCGCGCCCGCGCTGCTGATCGCCGGGCGGGGGATCTCCGGGGCCGGGGCCGCGCTCATCACGCCGGCGACGATGTCCCTCGTCGTGCACCTCGCGGGGCCCGCGCGGCGGGCGCAGGCGATGGCGTCCTGGACGCTGGCGATCGGGCTCGGCGGGATGGTCGGCAACCTCGGGGGCGGGCTCGTGGGGCAGTTCCTCACGTGGCGGGCGCTGTTCGGGGTGATGGTCCCGCTGGCGGGCGTCCTCGCGCTGGCCGTCGCGACGACCGTCCCCCGTACCCCCCGTACCCCCCGTTCCCCCCACAACTCCCTCGACCCCCTGGGGACGTTGCTCCTCACGTCCGGTCTGGTCGCGGTGCTGTTCGGCATCATCGAGAGCCCCGAGCACGGCTGGACGTCCCCGTCGATCCTGACGGCGTTCGGGGCGGGGGCGGGGCTGGTCGGGGGGTTCGTGTGGAGGTCGTTGAGGGCGGCGGGGACGGTGTCGGCGGTGGGGTCGGTTTCGGGGCAGCCGCGCGGAGGCGAACCGCGTAGAGGCGGACCCCGTACCCCCCTCTTCGACCCCCGTGTCTTCCGCTCCCCCGCCCTCCGTGCCACCGTCCTCGGTCTGGCCACCGGCTTCTTCGGTCTCTTCGCGCTGTTCTTCGTCAACTCGCAGTACCTGCAAGAGGTGAAGGGGTACGGGCCCGGCGTCACCGGCGTCGCGATCCTCCCGGTGATCGTCGGCATGGCGCTGGTCCCGAAGTTCGCCGCGCGCTGGTCGGCGCACCCGCGTCCGGTGGTCGGCGCGGGCCTCGCCCTGATCGGCGTCGGCCTGCTCGCCGCGTCCACGGCGGACGCCGGTACCCCGTACCCCCTGTACGCCTGCTGGCTCCTGACGATCTCGGCGGGCACGGGGCTGGCCATGCCCGCCCTGACCCTGGGCGTCGCGACGTCCCTCCCCACTCCCCAGGCGGGCCTGGCCTCCGGCCTCGGCACCTCCGCCCGCGAGATCGGCGCGGCCCTCGGCGTCGCCGTCTCGGGCACGCTGCTCGCGGGGCACACGGACCTGGCGGCGGGGATGGGCGCGGCGCTCCGGGCGGTCGGCATCGGGGTGTTGGCGGCGACGGTGGTCGTGGTGACGGGGTTGCGGGGCACGGCCCAGCCGGGGACGGCACCGAGGAAGCCGACCCCGGCCGAGGAACCCGCAACGCCGGACCGCGTGTGA